From a single Arachnia propionica genomic region:
- the fni gene encoding type 2 isopentenyl-diphosphate Delta-isomerase — MITDHDTPEHASRKDEHLHLAVRLHDRDRPNAFDDVSFIHHALPGTSVDSTDPSTTVFGVRWDVPFYINAMTGGTRATTKVNASLAGAAADAGVAIACGSQHIALRDPGRAEGFRIIRREAPRAFVLANVGPTVTPEDAVRAVEMLEANALQIHLNVAQELVMPEGDQDFRDWPERIAAIVAAVPVPVVAKEVGFGLSRHTMTMLERTGVAAVDVAGAGGTDFIAIENERRPRRDYSYLTGWGQSAVLCLLDALWRDEPTSLPVLASGGVRTPLDVVRCLALGARAVGVSGHFLRTLVTKGPDDLRVELTTWIDHVRTLMTLLGAVEVDQLRTTDLLVTGETAERARLLGVDLTQLTHRSRH; from the coding sequence ATGATCACCGATCACGACACCCCGGAACACGCTTCCCGGAAAGACGAGCACCTTCACCTGGCCGTTCGCCTGCACGACAGGGACCGGCCCAACGCCTTCGACGACGTCTCCTTCATCCACCACGCCCTGCCCGGCACCTCCGTCGATTCGACCGATCCGAGCACCACGGTGTTCGGTGTCCGCTGGGATGTCCCTTTCTACATCAATGCGATGACCGGTGGTACCCGGGCTACGACGAAGGTCAACGCCAGCCTGGCCGGGGCCGCCGCCGACGCAGGAGTGGCGATTGCCTGCGGCTCGCAGCACATCGCCTTGCGGGATCCCGGGCGCGCGGAAGGTTTCCGCATCATCCGCCGTGAGGCCCCACGCGCATTCGTGCTGGCCAATGTCGGCCCGACGGTCACCCCGGAGGATGCGGTGCGTGCCGTCGAGATGCTCGAGGCCAATGCCCTGCAGATCCATCTCAATGTGGCTCAGGAACTGGTCATGCCTGAGGGGGATCAGGATTTCCGTGACTGGCCCGAACGGATCGCGGCCATCGTCGCGGCGGTGCCCGTTCCCGTCGTCGCCAAAGAGGTGGGGTTCGGTCTTTCCCGCCACACAATGACGATGCTGGAGCGCACAGGCGTCGCTGCCGTCGACGTGGCGGGTGCAGGCGGCACGGACTTCATCGCCATCGAGAACGAGCGGCGCCCCCGCCGGGACTACTCGTACCTGACCGGCTGGGGACAGTCGGCGGTGTTATGTCTGCTGGATGCGCTGTGGAGGGATGAACCCACCAGTCTGCCGGTGCTCGCCTCCGGGGGGGTGCGCACTCCGCTGGACGTCGTGCGTTGCCTCGCACTGGGGGCGCGCGCCGTCGGCGTCTCGGGTCATTTCCTGCGCACCCTGGTCACAAAAGGGCCGGATGATCTTCGGGTCGAGCTCACCACCTGGATCGACCACGTGCGCACGCTCATGACCCTGCTGGGAGCAGTCGAAGTCGATCAGCTGCGCACAACGGACCTGCTGGTGACAGGAGAAACCGCCGAGCGAGCGCGCCTGCTGGGCGTTGATCTGACGCAGCTCACCCACCGTTCACGACACTGA
- a CDS encoding tripartite tricarboxylate transporter permease, translating to MTPDLIGMMLLAVLGAVVIYTFIGFIPGTDETSVLAPITLAVVLSGAPPEVVLAFFVSAVVTLNLMNGIPTALVGLPGGVMSAPLMEHSVFLRDKGLASDTIRKMAVGSAIGTVVSIPLSFILAGLLAPIADPIKAQTPVILAAGTVLLALLGTNRILALVAIIPLALMFQALPTLYRSANIIGEKSNVNISFFLGITVGPMLITLLELLNAKRRAALPHGSRTRTTLLRSGFESQALMPGRMISRSEGRWSTLMAALSTPLFVLSPVGLTFLLGEASVARQKDPVRRAQRAVTVMSSLTHSTYLAGVIIPLVALGIPVSGVSAGPAGPLFNAPPIHDLDNNLHHRLQLPGFVIAVAVGALISVVITYVIAVRWSSQITYFVMRRIPHEAVLTLFMVFILLLAYIDAGVPNMFGVLLVGVVCGALNRLGVSYGVQFMTLYAAPGIVSALAALA from the coding sequence GTGACCCCGGATCTCATCGGCATGATGCTGCTGGCGGTGCTTGGTGCCGTCGTGATCTACACCTTCATCGGTTTCATTCCCGGAACCGACGAGACGAGCGTCCTTGCGCCCATCACCCTGGCTGTCGTGTTGTCTGGCGCCCCGCCGGAAGTGGTACTCGCCTTCTTCGTTTCTGCGGTGGTGACGCTCAACCTGATGAACGGCATTCCCACCGCGCTGGTCGGCCTGCCGGGTGGGGTGATGTCGGCCCCGCTGATGGAACATTCTGTTTTCCTGCGCGACAAGGGCCTGGCATCCGACACGATCCGGAAAATGGCGGTGGGCTCCGCCATCGGAACCGTGGTCTCCATTCCCCTCAGCTTCATTCTGGCGGGGCTGCTGGCGCCCATAGCCGACCCCATCAAGGCCCAGACCCCGGTGATACTCGCTGCAGGAACGGTGCTGTTGGCGCTGCTCGGTACCAACCGGATCCTCGCTCTGGTGGCGATCATTCCGCTGGCCCTCATGTTCCAGGCACTCCCCACGCTGTATCGCTCGGCCAACATCATCGGCGAGAAGAGCAACGTCAACATTTCCTTCTTTCTCGGGATCACGGTGGGGCCCATGCTCATCACCCTGCTCGAGCTGCTCAATGCCAAACGCCGCGCGGCGCTGCCGCACGGAAGCAGGACCAGGACGACCCTCCTGCGCTCCGGGTTCGAGTCGCAGGCACTGATGCCGGGCCGCATGATCTCTCGTTCCGAGGGCAGGTGGAGCACCCTCATGGCTGCCCTCTCGACGCCACTGTTCGTGCTCAGCCCCGTCGGTCTGACTTTCCTGCTCGGCGAGGCATCGGTGGCTCGTCAGAAGGACCCTGTGCGTCGCGCGCAACGCGCAGTGACCGTGATGAGCTCATTGACGCACTCCACCTATCTTGCCGGCGTCATCATTCCGCTCGTGGCCCTCGGTATCCCTGTCTCCGGGGTGTCTGCGGGACCTGCGGGCCCGTTGTTCAACGCGCCCCCGATCCACGATCTGGACAACAATCTTCACCACCGGTTGCAGCTGCCCGGATTCGTCATCGCAGTCGCCGTGGGCGCGCTGATATCGGTCGTGATCACCTATGTGATCGCGGTCCGCTGGTCATCGCAGATCACCTACTTCGTCATGCGACGCATCCCGCACGAGGCGGTCCTGACGCTGTTCATGGTCTTCATCCTGCTGCTGGCCTACATCGACGCTGGCGTCCCGAACATGTTCGGGGTTCTGCTCGTCGGTGTGGTGTGTGGGGCGCTCAATCGGCTCGGCGTGTCCTATGGCGTGCAGTTCATGACGCTCTATGCGGCTCCCGGAATCGTCAGCGCCCTGGCCGCCCTCGCGTGA
- a CDS encoding TetR/AcrR family transcriptional regulator, giving the protein MGDKAQASRDAILDAAGRILVRDGGDALTIASVAREAGISKGGLFYHFASKKALIEGLVTRYVSAFEELIAAAGEEPGAATKTYLRSAEHPDGPATKSVAALLAATVVSPEALESLRERYADWQARLDRDGVPPGVAAAVRFAVDGIWLADVLGLAPVTGSRRLQVIEVLERLVHDADRLLPEKT; this is encoded by the coding sequence ATGGGTGACAAGGCGCAGGCGTCACGTGATGCCATTCTCGATGCGGCTGGTCGCATTCTTGTGCGCGACGGTGGCGACGCACTCACGATTGCATCGGTGGCGCGGGAAGCGGGGATCAGTAAGGGTGGCCTGTTCTACCACTTCGCATCGAAGAAGGCTCTCATTGAAGGGCTCGTGACCCGCTATGTCTCTGCTTTCGAAGAGCTGATCGCCGCAGCGGGGGAGGAACCTGGCGCTGCGACAAAGACCTACCTGCGCTCGGCTGAACACCCTGACGGGCCGGCGACGAAGTCGGTGGCAGCGCTGCTCGCTGCGACCGTGGTCAGCCCTGAGGCGTTGGAGTCCCTGCGTGAACGTTATGCCGATTGGCAGGCCCGGCTTGATCGGGACGGCGTCCCTCCAGGGGTCGCAGCCGCTGTCCGATTCGCCGTCGACGGTATTTGGCTGGCCGACGTGCTGGGACTTGCTCCAGTGACGGGTAGCCGCAGGTTGCAGGTGATCGAAGTGCTGGAAAGGCTCGTCCATGACGCTGACCGTCTACTCCCTGAGAAAACGTAA
- a CDS encoding DUF5360 family protein, producing MITIPERTPATAALLDAYTKHAAKGLLVVTDLGLLAYWTLTAAGVISVGTGNVLLAWNWSFLPLDLVAVTKGLTWSLLPIRHRWSTPLFLCALALTFSAGLLAISFFALWGTWAPSWWLVNLWLTLMPVGLLLTSTLCRHRTASP from the coding sequence ATGATCACCATCCCCGAGAGGACCCCCGCCACCGCAGCCCTTCTCGACGCCTACACAAAACACGCCGCGAAGGGACTCCTCGTCGTCACCGATCTCGGCCTGCTCGCTTACTGGACGTTGACTGCCGCCGGCGTGATCTCGGTGGGTACAGGCAATGTCCTGTTGGCCTGGAATTGGTCTTTTCTACCCTTGGACCTGGTTGCGGTCACGAAGGGGCTGACATGGTCACTGCTACCCATCAGGCATCGCTGGTCGACGCCGCTGTTCCTGTGCGCCCTGGCCCTCACCTTCTCAGCGGGCCTGTTGGCCATCAGTTTTTTTGCACTGTGGGGCACATGGGCTCCCTCGTGGTGGCTGGTGAACCTCTGGCTGACACTTATGCCAGTAGGACTACTCCTCACTTCCACGTTGTGTCGCCACAGGACGGCATCGCCATGA
- a CDS encoding D-serine ammonia-lyase: protein MTSIAGKEPSAWEAKFPLIRELVAYQETAWFNPGVRSGNAALTGLGLTVADIDDAAACLRRFAPYIAQVFPETRLSAGIIESPLYAVPFMQAAIERREGIQIPGRLWVKMDAELPVSGSIKARGGIYEVLHHAEWIALDAGLITHDSDYRELDSAEARELFSEHSIAVGSTGNLGLSIGIMGARLGFKVTVHMSSDARAWKKEMLHRHGVEVVEYDSDYSVAVSTGRKQARADPSMHFVDDENSTTLFLGYAVAGRRLAGQLQALDVPVDEEHPLFVYLPCGVGGGPGGITFGLKTIFGDAVHAVFAEPTHSPSMLLGVRTGLHDAVCVQDFGIDNVTNADGLAVGRPSGFVGRSLEHAIDGYYTVSEENLYRYLTLLRETEGLKVEPSAVAGFLGPQRVLADPAYLKRTKVTPKTLTNATHLAWATGGSMVPSNEMNDYFRKGVELLLEF from the coding sequence ATGACGAGCATCGCCGGAAAGGAACCGTCCGCATGGGAAGCAAAGTTCCCCCTGATCCGGGAGCTCGTCGCATACCAGGAGACGGCGTGGTTCAACCCCGGAGTCAGATCTGGCAACGCCGCACTGACGGGGCTGGGTCTCACGGTTGCCGACATAGATGACGCGGCGGCCTGCCTGAGGCGCTTCGCCCCCTACATCGCACAGGTTTTCCCCGAAACCCGGCTTTCTGCAGGAATCATCGAGTCCCCCCTGTACGCGGTTCCGTTCATGCAGGCCGCAATCGAACGTCGAGAAGGCATCCAAATACCTGGGAGGCTCTGGGTGAAGATGGATGCCGAGCTGCCGGTCTCCGGTTCGATCAAGGCCCGCGGGGGGATCTACGAGGTACTGCACCACGCGGAGTGGATCGCCCTCGACGCGGGGCTGATCACCCACGACTCCGATTATCGGGAGCTGGACTCAGCGGAAGCCCGTGAGCTGTTCTCCGAGCACTCGATAGCGGTCGGTTCCACCGGAAACCTTGGCCTGTCCATCGGGATCATGGGCGCTCGTCTCGGCTTTAAGGTCACCGTTCACATGTCCTCCGATGCCCGTGCCTGGAAGAAGGAGATGCTTCACAGGCATGGCGTCGAGGTGGTGGAATACGACTCCGACTACTCGGTGGCGGTGTCCACGGGCCGCAAACAGGCCAGAGCCGATCCGTCGATGCACTTCGTCGACGACGAGAACTCCACCACCCTGTTTCTCGGATACGCGGTTGCAGGGCGGCGCCTGGCCGGCCAGCTCCAGGCCCTCGACGTCCCCGTGGACGAAGAGCATCCACTCTTTGTGTACCTGCCGTGCGGGGTGGGCGGTGGCCCCGGGGGAATCACCTTTGGCCTCAAAACTATCTTCGGCGACGCCGTCCATGCGGTTTTCGCGGAACCAACCCACTCCCCCAGCATGCTGCTCGGTGTACGAACCGGCCTCCACGACGCAGTCTGTGTGCAGGACTTCGGGATCGACAACGTCACGAATGCGGACGGTCTGGCCGTCGGTCGCCCGTCGGGTTTCGTCGGCAGGTCCTTGGAGCACGCCATCGACGGCTACTACACAGTCAGCGAGGAAAATCTCTACCGCTATCTCACGCTCCTCCGGGAAACCGAGGGCCTGAAGGTGGAGCCCTCCGCCGTCGCCGGCTTCCTCGGTCCGCAGCGCGTCCTGGCCGATCCTGCTTATCTGAAACGCACCAAGGTGACGCCGAAAACGCTCACGAACGCGACCCATCTGGCCTGGGCAACGGGCGGATCGATGGTGCCGTCGAATGAGATGAACGACTATTTCCGCAAGGGGGTCGAACTGCTACTGGAGTTCTGA
- a CDS encoding TetR/AcrR family transcriptional regulator, which yields MTRREPGRSRASGAGSLRDDLLRISRELLDEGGPDALSMREVARRAGCTHQAPYHYFANREAILAALIEAGFDELANRLCEAHDLAETEDLRTVAEASGNAYVEFALTNPGVFRIMFRRDMCDPARFPGIQVASRRTYDELGRLARIRFGEHAIREHETALWASVHGLAVLLLDGLMADEFLALEDRLAYARRVNRLGCEVMLDRDGGGE from the coding sequence ATGACCAGGAGAGAGCCAGGTAGGTCGAGAGCCAGTGGGGCGGGTAGCCTGCGCGATGACCTGCTGCGCATCAGTCGAGAACTGTTGGATGAGGGGGGACCCGATGCGCTCAGCATGCGGGAGGTGGCACGTCGCGCCGGCTGTACTCATCAGGCTCCCTACCATTACTTCGCCAACCGCGAGGCAATCCTCGCCGCCCTCATCGAGGCGGGATTTGACGAGCTGGCCAACCGGCTGTGCGAAGCTCACGACCTGGCGGAGACCGAGGACCTCAGGACGGTGGCGGAGGCTTCCGGGAACGCCTACGTCGAGTTTGCGCTGACCAATCCGGGGGTGTTCAGGATCATGTTCCGCCGTGACATGTGCGATCCTGCAAGGTTTCCGGGGATCCAGGTGGCCAGCAGGCGAACCTACGACGAACTCGGCAGACTCGCACGGATCAGATTCGGCGAACACGCCATCCGTGAGCATGAGACAGCCCTGTGGGCGAGTGTTCACGGACTGGCGGTCCTGCTCCTCGACGGTCTCATGGCGGATGAGTTCCTGGCCCTGGAGGACCGACTGGCCTATGCACGGCGGGTGAATCGGTTGGGGTGTGAAGTGATGCTGGACCGCGACGGCGGCGGGGAGTAG
- a CDS encoding FAD-dependent oxidoreductase gives MYDAIVIGSGIGGLSAAKLLARIAGKRVLVLEKHTEPGGQTHTFRRDGASWDVGVHYIGQVGPGSQLRAYFDYLSDGELAWNRLPDAYDRFVYPGIDFSASSNPVEYQQKLIDTFPTEVRAIRRYFRDIRSANRWVTLGFAKNMVPRPIAPLLHGIQRISGRTALGTTEHYLKKHFRSPELRALLASQWGDYGLPPSRSAFAKHALIVDHYLNGGWFPAGGSARIARTFEKSIEQAGGAVRVAQDVQEILVENGRAVGVRVLDRRGPVTQERIHRAPVVISNAGAPVTFFNLLPTDGPVGAATAALRDAIRQIGTGTSAVIVYLGLRDDPRSIGGTGGNVWVSRDLDHDDLPSQSDALLSGSPRNAFVSFSSVKSGETHHTAEIISFVDADAFAAWRNTPRGNRGADYSALKRRIGSGLIDLAETAIPGLKDLVDYVEVSTPLTVEHYTSHPQGAFYGLPSTPERYRFSFGPVTPVEGLYLSGQDAGSCGVAGAMMGGVVAACQILGPKGFTEIRAAIASGPEAGSSSEWPLPEGKHRATLVTKQRLTDSIWEVCFEVDEEVGDWAPGQFARIHVGNNAWRDYSIAGIEGNQVRFLISTRTRGQGSRFVETAEPGTRTTVELPLGQFTATPSDRRRVFVATGTGLAPFLPMFATPERKDDDILIFGCRTGEDDLTSLLPDPTPTVLRCISREDVDGALHGRVTDTLETLDFDPAETEFYLCGSSAMVADGMALLERRDAKHLFTEPY, from the coding sequence ATGTACGATGCCATCGTCATCGGATCAGGAATAGGCGGCCTGAGCGCCGCCAAGCTGCTGGCTCGGATCGCGGGCAAACGGGTTCTCGTGCTGGAGAAGCACACTGAACCGGGTGGACAAACACACACGTTCCGCCGCGATGGTGCTTCCTGGGACGTCGGGGTGCACTACATCGGGCAGGTCGGACCAGGCAGTCAGCTGCGCGCGTATTTCGACTACCTCTCGGACGGCGAACTGGCATGGAACCGCCTGCCGGATGCCTACGACCGTTTCGTCTACCCGGGCATCGACTTCTCCGCCTCTTCCAATCCCGTGGAGTACCAGCAGAAACTCATCGATACCTTTCCCACCGAGGTCCGGGCCATCCGCCGTTATTTCCGCGATATTCGCAGTGCCAACAGGTGGGTCACCCTTGGCTTCGCCAAGAACATGGTTCCCCGCCCCATCGCGCCGCTGCTGCACGGCATTCAGCGGATATCCGGCCGGACGGCGCTCGGGACCACGGAACACTATCTGAAAAAGCACTTCCGTTCCCCCGAGCTCCGGGCTCTGCTGGCCAGCCAGTGGGGCGACTACGGGTTGCCGCCCTCGCGCAGCGCCTTCGCCAAGCATGCGTTGATCGTCGACCACTACTTGAACGGCGGGTGGTTCCCCGCAGGCGGCAGCGCACGGATAGCTCGCACTTTCGAAAAGAGCATCGAGCAGGCCGGTGGCGCGGTTCGGGTGGCCCAAGATGTTCAAGAGATCCTCGTAGAAAACGGGAGGGCGGTCGGGGTCCGGGTGCTCGACCGCCGGGGCCCCGTCACCCAGGAACGAATCCATCGCGCACCAGTGGTGATCTCGAACGCGGGCGCTCCCGTGACCTTTTTCAACCTGCTACCAACCGACGGCCCGGTGGGGGCGGCCACCGCCGCCCTGCGCGACGCGATCCGGCAGATCGGGACCGGCACCTCAGCCGTCATCGTTTACCTGGGTTTGCGAGACGACCCTCGCAGCATCGGGGGGACCGGTGGGAACGTGTGGGTCAGCAGGGACCTCGATCACGACGACCTCCCGAGCCAGTCCGATGCGCTGTTGTCCGGGTCGCCCCGGAATGCCTTCGTCTCGTTCTCGTCGGTGAAGTCGGGAGAGACGCACCACACCGCGGAGATCATCTCCTTCGTCGACGCCGATGCGTTTGCGGCGTGGCGCAACACCCCCCGGGGTAATCGCGGCGCCGACTACTCCGCTCTCAAGCGGCGGATCGGGAGCGGCCTGATCGACCTAGCGGAAACCGCCATTCCCGGATTGAAAGACCTGGTCGACTACGTGGAGGTATCCACCCCCCTGACGGTCGAGCACTACACATCACATCCACAGGGAGCCTTCTACGGTCTCCCCAGCACCCCGGAGCGCTACCGCTTCTCGTTCGGGCCGGTCACACCCGTGGAGGGGTTGTATCTATCGGGTCAGGATGCGGGTAGCTGCGGGGTCGCAGGTGCGATGATGGGTGGCGTCGTGGCAGCCTGTCAGATCCTGGGGCCCAAGGGGTTCACGGAAATCCGTGCGGCCATCGCTTCCGGTCCCGAGGCTGGAAGTTCGTCCGAATGGCCGCTACCCGAGGGCAAGCATCGCGCCACGCTGGTGACCAAACAGCGCCTGACCGACAGCATCTGGGAGGTCTGCTTCGAGGTGGATGAGGAGGTCGGGGACTGGGCTCCTGGCCAGTTCGCCCGGATTCACGTCGGCAACAACGCCTGGCGGGACTACTCCATCGCGGGCATCGAGGGAAATCAGGTGCGGTTCCTGATCAGCACCCGGACCCGCGGGCAGGGGTCGCGGTTCGTTGAGACCGCCGAGCCCGGGACCCGCACCACGGTTGAGCTTCCGCTGGGCCAGTTCACCGCGACCCCGTCTGATCGTCGCCGGGTCTTTGTCGCCACCGGGACCGGGTTGGCGCCGTTCCTGCCGATGTTCGCCACCCCGGAACGCAAGGATGACGACATCTTGATCTTCGGTTGCCGCACCGGCGAGGATGACCTAACCTCTCTGCTGCCCGACCCAACACCGACGGTGTTGCGCTGCATCAGCCGGGAGGACGTCGACGGCGCCCTGCACGGTCGGGTGACCGACACCCTGGAAACCCTGGACTTCGACCCCGCTGAAACCGAGTTCTACCTGTGCGGATCGTCGGCGATGGTCGCGGACGGTATGGCGCTGCTGGAACGCCGGGACGCGAAGCACCTGTTCACGGAACCGTACTGA
- a CDS encoding DUF6796 family protein: MLVTWSIIAFLISALCWIVGDALIVGFRTPDRNTYGEFIDLMGNDAYAFYTRIDEPRLRWGALVANYSAPLMLAGLYAHWVLLRGSGVGVTGVALLGIGFCLSPLAHASFYPVALASERAYIAYNAAGDGAEPDGAVSEHARRLYRFLMAAWVPAIGVTALGWILVCIAIGAGTTAFPWWSLLLTPPVQALPWFALTRLPYPGKPLLDGALLNIINLVWAIAFLLLMVSYPVA, encoded by the coding sequence ATGCTGGTGACCTGGTCCATTATCGCTTTTTTGATCAGCGCCCTGTGCTGGATCGTTGGGGATGCCCTCATCGTTGGTTTCCGCACACCCGACCGGAACACATACGGTGAGTTCATCGACCTCATGGGCAACGACGCTTACGCCTTTTACACGCGCATTGACGAACCTCGCCTGAGGTGGGGTGCGCTGGTGGCGAACTACTCGGCACCGCTCATGCTCGCAGGCCTGTACGCCCACTGGGTGCTGCTGCGTGGTTCAGGTGTCGGCGTGACGGGAGTGGCGCTCCTGGGAATCGGATTCTGTCTCTCACCCCTCGCCCACGCATCTTTTTATCCCGTGGCCCTGGCCTCCGAGCGCGCCTACATCGCCTACAACGCAGCCGGGGATGGTGCGGAGCCGGATGGGGCGGTCTCGGAACATGCGCGCAGGCTCTACCGGTTCCTCATGGCCGCGTGGGTCCCTGCCATTGGGGTGACCGCGTTGGGCTGGATCCTGGTGTGCATCGCCATTGGTGCAGGAACCACCGCGTTCCCGTGGTGGTCCCTGCTCCTGACGCCCCCCGTCCAGGCCCTGCCGTGGTTCGCGCTCACGCGCCTGCCCTACCCGGGCAAACCCCTCCTCGACGGGGCGTTGCTCAACATCATCAACCTCGTGTGGGCCATCGCCTTTCTGCTCCTGATGGTCTCTTATCCGGTGGCCTGA
- a CDS encoding ABC transporter substrate-binding protein, which yields MTSTTKLAALGLVAALALVGCGSASNIEGKSDTTNSSDTLVIGSQDYYSNEIIAEIYAQSLEKSGKKVDRQLKIGQREVYMPELQAGKIDIFPEYSGNLLQYYKPETTARSPEQVHTELTGALPEGLKALEHAPATDQDSYVVTKEFAEEHSLKQIGDLASVPDLKIAGNSELESRPYGPKGLRETYGVEATIKPAEDSGGPLTVKALRDGEVQIADIYTAAPVLAEGDLVALEDPKNLFLSSNVLPIVSSKVDDQTAETLNNVSKELTPEDLIAMNKRSVDEKASASVIASDWLKSKGLA from the coding sequence ATGACATCCACGACCAAGCTCGCCGCACTCGGATTGGTAGCGGCCCTGGCCCTGGTGGGCTGCGGCAGCGCCTCGAACATCGAAGGAAAAAGCGACACCACGAATTCTTCTGACACGCTGGTGATCGGTTCCCAGGATTACTACTCGAACGAGATCATCGCGGAGATCTACGCCCAGTCCCTGGAGAAGTCGGGCAAGAAAGTGGACCGACAGCTGAAGATCGGGCAGCGAGAGGTCTACATGCCTGAACTTCAGGCTGGGAAGATCGACATCTTCCCCGAATACAGCGGCAACCTGTTGCAGTACTACAAGCCCGAGACCACGGCTCGCAGCCCGGAGCAGGTTCATACGGAGCTGACCGGTGCCTTGCCGGAAGGACTCAAAGCACTGGAACATGCGCCGGCAACCGACCAGGACTCCTACGTGGTGACCAAGGAATTCGCGGAGGAGCATTCGCTGAAACAGATCGGGGATCTCGCCTCGGTGCCGGACCTGAAGATCGCAGGCAACTCCGAGCTGGAGTCCCGCCCCTACGGGCCGAAGGGACTCCGCGAGACTTACGGTGTCGAGGCCACGATCAAGCCAGCTGAAGACTCGGGTGGTCCGCTCACCGTCAAGGCCCTGCGCGACGGGGAGGTGCAGATCGCCGACATTTACACCGCCGCTCCGGTGCTAGCCGAGGGCGACCTGGTGGCGCTGGAGGATCCGAAGAACCTGTTCCTGTCCTCCAATGTGCTGCCAATCGTCTCCAGCAAGGTGGACGACCAGACCGCGGAAACCCTGAACAACGTGTCGAAGGAACTGACCCCCGAGGACCTGATTGCCATGAACAAGCGATCCGTCGACGAGAAGGCGTCGGCCTCGGTGATTGCAAGCGACTGGCTGAAGTCCAAGGGCCTGGCCTGA
- a CDS encoding ABC transporter permease — MNLFLEALGWLFTGENWDGDAGILSRLQQHLSFTLAVVALACVLALPAGVAIGHTRRGVAVVPMITASARALPTLGLLTLVGLWSGLGLVAPFCALLVLAIPPMLAGAYAGITSAEPVTVDAARAIGLSSWQVLTQVELPAAVPLLLEGLRSTTLQVVATATLAAYTADVGLGRFLFAGLKTRDYAQMIGGALLVVVLALVLDLLLVQVKRLITRKLDPSTRIASAKESR; from the coding sequence ATGAATCTCTTCCTCGAAGCCCTCGGCTGGCTGTTCACGGGCGAGAACTGGGATGGTGATGCTGGCATCTTGTCACGACTGCAGCAACACCTCTCCTTCACCCTCGCCGTGGTTGCACTGGCCTGTGTGCTGGCGCTCCCGGCTGGGGTTGCCATTGGCCACACGCGGCGCGGGGTGGCCGTGGTCCCCATGATCACCGCATCGGCACGCGCTCTGCCGACTCTCGGTCTGCTGACCCTGGTCGGTCTGTGGTCCGGTCTGGGGCTGGTGGCGCCCTTCTGTGCGCTCCTGGTGCTGGCTATTCCCCCGATGCTTGCAGGTGCCTACGCGGGGATCACCTCTGCGGAACCGGTCACGGTGGACGCGGCCCGCGCCATCGGCCTGTCCTCGTGGCAGGTACTCACCCAGGTGGAGCTGCCCGCCGCCGTTCCGCTGCTTCTCGAGGGGCTGCGATCTACCACCCTCCAGGTCGTCGCCACGGCGACGCTCGCCGCCTACACCGCCGACGTGGGGCTGGGGCGGTTCCTCTTCGCCGGTCTCAAGACCCGCGACTACGCACAGATGATCGGCGGAGCGCTGCTGGTCGTTGTCCTGGCGCTCGTCCTGGACCTGCTGCTGGTCCAGGTCAAGCGTCTGATCACCCGAAAACTCGACCCAAGTACCCGTATCGCTTCTGCGAAGGAGTCCCGATGA
- a CDS encoding ABC transporter permease, translating to MNWLINNLGQVGGYFGGHALLSLGAILAATVLSVPLARLAVASRRFGGLLLGAFSLLYAVPSLPMLVVIPVILGVPVRSPLNMVIVLTLYGISVLVTQVAEGFRSLPEDVVEAANALGVDPWRRFWHVELPLAVPVLIAGLRVVAASTVSLVTVGALVGVQSLGTLFTDGFQRQLIESLLTGLGATLLLALIFDLLVVLLGRALTPWLRKQKQVAA from the coding sequence GTGAACTGGTTGATCAACAACCTGGGACAGGTGGGCGGCTACTTTGGGGGCCACGCTCTGCTGTCGCTGGGCGCCATCCTCGCGGCCACTGTGCTGTCGGTGCCGTTGGCCCGGTTGGCGGTTGCAAGCCGGCGCTTCGGAGGACTTCTACTCGGCGCCTTCTCGCTTCTGTACGCTGTGCCATCCCTGCCGATGCTCGTGGTGATCCCGGTCATCCTGGGAGTGCCGGTACGTTCCCCGCTCAACATGGTGATCGTCCTGACTCTGTACGGGATCTCGGTGCTCGTCACCCAGGTCGCGGAGGGCTTCCGATCCCTCCCGGAGGACGTCGTGGAGGCTGCGAACGCCCTCGGTGTCGATCCATGGCGGCGATTCTGGCACGTGGAGCTGCCGCTTGCGGTGCCGGTGCTGATCGCTGGGTTGCGTGTGGTGGCCGCGTCCACGGTGTCCCTGGTCACGGTTGGCGCGCTGGTTGGTGTGCAATCGCTCGGAACCCTGTTCACCGACGGCTTCCAGCGGCAACTGATCGAATCCTTGCTGACCGGGCTCGGAGCGACCCTGCTGCTGGCCCTGATCTTCGACCTGCTCGTCGTGCTGCTCGGCAGGGCCCTGACCCCGTGGCTCCGCAAACAGAAGCAGGTGGCGGCATGA